In Shewanella glacialimarina, the genomic stretch AGTCGCGGATCACAGGTGTAGGGGTAAACACCTTAAAGGTTTCTTTGCCTTGATCTTTTCGTTTATCAATTAATAATTGAGTCGCAATTTGTGCTATCTCAATATTGGGTTGATGAACAGTCGTCAGTTTTGGCCAGGTTTGACGCGAGAAAGGGCTATCTTCGAAGCCTACAATGGATAAATCTTTTGGTATATCCAACCCCGCTAGTCGTGCAGCAAACAGTGCACCAGCGGCTATTTCATCATTACAGGCAACAATTGCAGAGGGTCTATTTTTCATCGCAATTAATTTATTTGCCCCTTCAACACCCGATTCAAAAGAGTATCTTCCGTCTAATACCCAGTCTTCGTTGACGGTTAAATCATTACTTTCTATGGCTTGCTTGAAGCCATGTAATCGCTCTTTGGTTGATGCATGTTGATGATCACCACTTAAAAAACCAATATGCTGATGCCCAAGGTTTATCAAATGTTGCGTTATTTCAACGGCTCCGTGTTTGTCGTTAACTAAAACGGTTAAGCCTTTATGATCATTTATCTGCTCACCTGCGATAATTCTGACGTAATTGGCATTAATTTTATCTAGTGCAGCCAAGATATTAGGGTCTTCTGACATAGGCGGAGTTAACACTAACCCAGCTAGTCGAGAATGTTTGACCATAGTGGTGAGTTCTTCACAAATTGTTGGCGATTTTGCATTACAAGGATGAATGAGCAATTCGAAGCCCCTATCTTTGCAAGCAGATAAAATGCCGTTTTGCATATCAATAATATAATAAGCATTTGGGTTGTCATAAATGAAACAAATGACATATGAACTTGTACTGGCTAAATTTCTAGCCGCAACATTAGGTTGATAATTTAATGCACTAATAGCTTGGTTGACTTTATCTATAGTCGTTTGCTTTACCGAAGGTTCCTTGTTGGTGACCCTTGATACTGTTTTTATTGAGACGCCTGCATATTTAGCCACGTCATTAATGGTTACTTTCATGTGAAAATTAACTCTTCTTCAGGCGAAATCCAATTAACTGATCCCCCGTAATTGATCAGTTAAAAGGGTTATATATCTGCCAATAGTGCGAGTTTTTAAATAAATAGGCAATCACCAATTTATAACAGGTAGGATCTGTTCTATTTTAAAGGGTAACAGAATGTGATTTTACATTATATTTACATTCTTTACTCTTATGTTTTATATAAGATTATTTGATTCCTGATCTATTTATCAGACAAAATCACAGTAAAAAAATAGCTTGAATAGTTATTTTGTTGTGGCGTGACTGTTAATTTTTGTGTAATGTTTGCTTTAGACATGACAGCGTTGTCATTCCGTCGGAATGGTTATGAACTCTAAAACGATAATAAAGTTATGGAAGGGGAAAAAAAAGATGCGACCATCTACCTTTAAAAAAAATGTACTAGCGACTAACATCGCAATCCTACTTGGCAGTGTTGTATCTGTAGGCGCTTATGCTGCAGACGAAGCTGTTGCTGATGACAACATTGAGAAAATTGAAGTACGTGGTATGCGTGCATCGATGAAAGCTTCTGTTAATGAGAAGCGATTTTCAAACTCTGTGGTTGACGCTGTGACTGCAGAAGATATCGGTAAATTCCCTGACGGTGACGTTGGTGAATCATTAGGCCGGATCCCAGGCGTTGCGGTAAACCGTCAGTTTGGTCAAGGCCAGCAGGTTTCAATCCGTGGTGCATCAAGTCAATTGACTAGCACACTACTAAATGGTCACTCAGTTGCTTCAACAGGCTGGTTTGATCAACAAGCGATTGACCGTAGCTTTAACTATTCTTTATTACCACCACAAATGGTGAGTGGTATTGAAGTGTATAAGTCTTCACAAGCTGATTTACCAGAAGGTGGTATCGGCGGTACAGTTATCGTTAAAACACGTAAGCCGTTAGACTTAGATGCAAATACTGCATTTATTAGTGCTAAAGGCGATTACGGTACTATTTCAGAAGAAACTGACCCTGAATTATCTGGCTTATATAGCTGGAAAAATGAAGATGAAAACTTTGGTTTCTTAATTTCTGGTGCCGGTGCTAATACACAGTATCAACGTAACGGTATTGAAACACTATTAGGTTGGGGGGAGATTGTTCCTTCAACATTCCAACAAGACCGTGAACGTACAGCATTGAACGTTGCAGCTCAATATAGAGCAAGCGATGCATTAGAGTTTGGTTTAACCTATACAGGTTTAAGCTTACAAGCAAACAATGCTAACACCTCAATTTTCTTATTCCCAACTCAACAGGGTGAAAGCACCTGTAACCAAACAAATGCAGCCGGTGTATGTACAGACATCACTCATTCAGGTGTTGGTGGTTTTGCTTGGAACCAAGCTTGGGCTCGTGAAGCTGAAATGAATTCAGATACTATTGATTTCGATTTCACTTATAACAACGATAACTTCAAACTTGAAGGTCGCGTAGGTAATACTTCGGCTGACGGTGGTACTAGCTTAACGTCTAACTATGGTGGCTCTATTGGTCAGCCTGGCGACTTCGCAGGTCACTATGATGCAACTGGCGATATTATTAATATCGATATTGCTAAGAAAGATTTTGCTGCAAGTGATTATAATGGCCAATTATCTGGTGCGGGTTGGGCGTTAAAGAAACAACCTAACACAGATGAAGAGACCTATGCACAGTTTGATATCACTGTACCAACTGATTTAGGTGCGATTTCATCGATTAAAACCGGTTTACGCTATGCTGATCATGATGTAACCCAAGAAACTGATGCAGCCATTGTCGGTGATATTGCAATGCGTGATGCATCATACTATTACGATGGTACGATGAGTTCAGGTGCAGGCTTTACTTTGCCTAGACCAAACTTTGATAACATGATTAATGATGCTAAAGCGGCAATTGATGGCTTTACACGTGATAAATCTGGTTATGGTACTCTGAACGAGAAGAACCTTTCTTTATATGCAATGGCTAACTTCGAGTCAGAAGGTATCCGTGGTAACTTTGGTTTACGCTATATTTCTACCGATGTTGAGTCAGATTATTATGATTTGAGCAGCACGGGTCAGTTTGCTGATGCATTGTCGACCGATTCATCAAGCTACAGCGACGTGCTACCAAGCATTAACGTGGCATTTGATTTAGCACCAGACTTAATACTACGTACATCAGCATCACAAGTTATTTCTCGTCCTAACTATGCTGAATTATTTGCTACCTCGACTTTACCTGGCTTAAATGATGGTACTCCTGGTAATGAAAAGCTTAACCGTGGTGCAGTATCATTAGACCCGTTTAAAGCTTCTCAAGCTGATTTAAGCTTAGAGTGGTATTTCAGTGATTCTGGCTTAGCTGCGGCAACTTACTTTATCAAAGATGTTAATTCGTTTATTTCTACTCGTCAGAAGTTGAATCAACAAATTGGTATTAATGACAATGATTTAATTGGCCAAGGCGAAAGCTCATGTGGTGTTGGCGTTTATGACTGCTGGACGGTAAGCGAGAAATACAATGCTACTGGTGGTCGTATTGAAGGTCTTGAATTACAACTACAAGACTCTTATGACAGCGGTTTAGGTTATTCTGTTAACTATACTTATGCAGATGCAGGTTCTCCTGCTGAAAACTATCCTGATCAAGTGGGTGTGTTCTCTGATTCTTCTAAGCACACCGTTAACTTAGTCGGTTATTATGAAATGGATGCATTCTCTGCCCGTTTAGCTTATAACTGGCGCAGCGAGTACATGATGCGCGAACTACCAGGTTTCTATGGTAACCGTCAACATCAAGACTATGGCACACTTGATTTAAGTACAACTTACAGTGTGACAGAGTGGATGGATGTGACTTTTGAAGCAGTTAACTTAACTGAAGAAGACAGTATCCAAACGGGTGTTGCGCCATTAGATGCTGAAGTGATCCCTGAGTTCAAAGCTGATTATCCAGTTTGGAGCTTTGAAGGTGAAGCACGTTATAAAGTGGGTGTTGCGTTCCGTTTCTAATCAAATAATATAGTTGATTAAAAATCTTAAAGCCCAGCCTACGCTGGGCTTTTTATTATGTACAAAGGTGGTCGTATGAATATTCAATCAATTGCGATTATTGGTGGTGGCACAGCTGGCTGGTTAGCGGCAAATCACCTTGGTAAGGCGTTACTTAATAGGAATGTATCAATTACCTTAATTGAGTCGCCTGATATTCCAACCATTGGCGTAGGTGAGGGAACTGTTCCTACCATACGTAAAACATTACAAAGCTTTGGCATTAGTGAAACTGAATTCATTAAGCGCTGTGATGTAACATTTAAGCAGTCGATCAAATTTCAAAACTGGCTAGATAAAAATTGCCATGGAAATGATAACTTCTACCATCATCTTTTTGATCCACCAAGCCCAATGGGCGATGATTTATCTGATTTTTGGCTTCAAGGCTCAAATATGTCTTATGCAGATTTTGTGTCAAGTCAGCATGCTGTTTGTGAAGCTAATTTAGCACCTAAATTGATCACTACCCCTGAGTATCAGGCGGTACAAGGATATGCATATCATCTAAATGCGGCTAAGTTTGCCCTGTTACTCGCTGACAACGCAAAGCAAAAATTTGCCGTTAAGCATGTTAAAGCTAATGTACTGGAGACTCGTTTAGGTCAAGATGGCAGTATTGATTGCTTAATATTAGATACTTGTGGTGAACAAAAATTCGATTTTTATATAGATTGCAGCGGCTTTGAGTCTGTGTTGTTAGCTAAAGCGTTAAAAGTGCCATTTGTCGATAAGTCACAACAATTGTTTATTAACAAAGCGGTTGTTGTACAAGTGCCGACTGAGCCTGAAGCCATTATTCCACCCTATACCAAAGCGACTGCGCATCAAGCCGGTTGGATTTGGGATATTGCATTAACAAATCGCCGGGGCATTGGTTTAGTGTATTCCAATTCGCATCTTGATGATGAGCAAGCAGAGCAAAAGTTAAATCGTTACCTTAACGGACAGTTAGACCAATATTCTTATCGCACTATTCCAATGCAAGTGGGTTATCGAAAACAATTTTGGGCTAAAAACTGTGTCGGACTTGGGTTAGCTCAAGGCTTTTTAGAACCAATTGAAGCAACTTCGATTATGCTAACCGATTTTGCTGCTGGGTATTTAGCTAGTCGTTTCCCTACAGATAGCAGCCAGTGCGAAAGCTTATCAGTGCGCTTTAATCACACCATGACATATGCTTGGGAGAGGGTAGTTGAGTTTGCTAAAATGCATTATTGTTTATCCGATAGAACGGATTCAGACTTTTGGATGGATAATAAAGACGCTAGCACTATTCCAGAAGCTCTAAAGCAGAAGTTAGCTTTATGGCAGCACTATAGTCCATTGAGTGAAGATTTATTTTCAAAATTTGAAGTCTTTAATGTCGAGAATTACCTCTATGTATTGTACGGGATGAAGTACAAAACCAAGGCGCCTCAATTAACGCCTAAATCAGCGCAAGTAGCTCAACAGCATGCGGCGCAGATAGCATTAAGAGGTAAACAACTGAGTGAACATTTACCTCGACATAGAGAGTTACTGCAAAAAATTCACCAGTATGGTTTACAAAAAATCTAAAAAAATCTTTTTTGATGGATATTTAAGCGGTTAACACATTGTTATCTCGATAAGCTCAGTTCCCGCTTGAAAAATCTGAGTATCTTGGTAGTTTCAAGTACTGATTTATTTTAAACATATTATAACAAGCCTCAAAAGTTGTTATTACCATAGCCATATTTAATGAGAAGCGCCTCAAGGAGCCAAGATGTCTAACCAAATTACTCTAATTGATCATACTAAGCACGGTGATCTAAAAATCATTCCTAGTGATTTTTCTCACGTTGCAGACCAGCATATTGTACCTGTTACATTACACGAGATTGCCAGAGCAGCAACTGAGTATCCAATCGTATTTGTTAAGAACACTGATACCGGTGAGTTTCAATCTGTTGCTATGTTAGGCTTGAAGCCAGGTCAAAACTTAAGTGTTAAAGACGGTAAGTGGCTAGGCTTATATATCCCTGCAGTGGTTCGTGACTATCCATTAGGTTTAATATTAAACCCTGACGTTAAAGATAAAGTTTGGATAGGAATTCGTGAAGAAGCGAAGGACGTGAGTAAAACCGAAGGACAAGCGTTATTTGAAGGTGAGCAAGAAACCCCATTTTTAGAGTCTCGCAAAAAAGCGCTCATTAAACATTTTGAAGAGGATCAGTCTACTCGCAGTATTCTGGGGCTCTTAGCTGAAAAAGAACTGCTTGTTAGCCAAACACTTACAGTTGATGTTGCAGGTGAAAAACGTAACATTAACGGTCTATATTTGATTGATGAGCAGAAGCTAAATCAACTTTCGGACGAAGACTTTTTAGATCTTAAAAAGCGTGGGTTATTAGGTCCAATTTTTGGTCATTTAGGATCGTTAAACCAAGTTAACCGTTTAGCGCGTATGGAAGTATTAGGGCGTTAAGTTTTAATATTGCTAATAAAATGGCGCTGATAAAGCGCCATTTTTAATTAATACCCGCTAAATCCGCGGGTAGAACTCAGTGAATACAGATAAGGCAGTTTAAAGCTAAGCAATAAACAGCATTATCGTCCCGGTTAATATTATCCATACCGCAAAAAATAACTTAAGTTTCACAACTGAAAAAAACAGTGCGACCCGTTTGGCTAGCAATCCGCCGATTAATGCCCCTGGCCCAGCAAAAAGTAACACCTCAAAATTGGCTAATGAGTCTGACCCTAAGGTGATAGGTGTTGCCGACCAAACAGTGAGTGCACTGACTACAACCCCTACCGCTATTGACAGTTTGGTGCAATATCCCCGCAGCATTAAGTAAATTACCGCTATCTCTCCAACGCCAACAGATAACCAAGCAGTAATAATGCCACCGATAAAGCCTATGCAACATAATAAGACACAGTCGAATAAAGGTTTGGCCTCAAACTGAGTCGCGATGCCATTGTTCGTTTTTTTTAGGCTGTTTATAATGATAATGCTGCCTAAAATGATTGAAAATAGGCTAAAGCTGATATGTAAAGATGCAGGAGCGTTAATGTGTATTAGTTTACTACACCATAAACCTGCAATAGAGGATATCGAACAACAGATGATCATGGTACTGAAGCCATGCCAGGTTTTGTTATGATGATGTTGTTTTATATAATGATGGCACCAGGTTAATGCACCAGCTGTCATGCCAAAGCATTGGATCAGAAATGAGGTTGATATCGCTTCTTCGGGACTAAATCCTAATGCAGAAAATGCTGGAATAAATATTACACCTCCTCCCGCTCCTGTCGCATTCGCAAATATAGCTCCACATATTCCTAGCAGTGTAAAAACACTATGACTATTCAATAGCTGTGAAATATTGGGTGTGTGCCAAGCCCATAACACCCAAGAGCTAAATAAGGTAATTGTAATAATTAAACTCGTAAGTGGAATTTTGGTAATTAGACGATTCATTGGCATATAAAAAAGTGCAGCGTAAAGGAAAGAGGATTAATCCTATCAGTGTGTAGATAACATGTCATCGTACTATGTTAACAATCTGTTGTAGTATTGGAGGTGTGGCATGGTTAATGTAACTAGCTGATTCTTAATTGGTTAGTGTTTTTTTAATATTGAGTTAATAAAATTGTGTCAAAAAGATGTAGATCTCTCGTCATTTTTTAGGTAACTTAAGCAATGACAGCGTTGTCATTGCTTGTAGGTAACGTTGTTATTTAAGGTCAACATGAATAGGAAGAGGTCTCCAATTCATGAGTGATAATGATTTCTCGGTCGGGCGAGGTATCATTTTCCATTTTAATATACTTTTAGTCTCTCCCCAGAAACGAGTATAGGCTGGGAACATGTCTTAACTGATTTAT encodes the following:
- a CDS encoding LacI family DNA-binding transcriptional regulator, which translates into the protein MKVTINDVAKYAGVSIKTVSRVTNKEPSVKQTTIDKVNQAISALNYQPNVAARNLASTSSYVICFIYDNPNAYYIIDMQNGILSACKDRGFELLIHPCNAKSPTICEELTTMVKHSRLAGLVLTPPMSEDPNILAALDKINANYVRIIAGEQINDHKGLTVLVNDKHGAVEITQHLINLGHQHIGFLSGDHQHASTKERLHGFKQAIESNDLTVNEDWVLDGRYSFESGVEGANKLIAMKNRPSAIVACNDEIAAGALFAARLAGLDIPKDLSIVGFEDSPFSRQTWPKLTTVHQPNIEIAQIATQLLIDKRKDQGKETFKVFTPTPVIRDSASSPQ
- a CDS encoding TonB-dependent receptor, whose amino-acid sequence is MRPSTFKKNVLATNIAILLGSVVSVGAYAADEAVADDNIEKIEVRGMRASMKASVNEKRFSNSVVDAVTAEDIGKFPDGDVGESLGRIPGVAVNRQFGQGQQVSIRGASSQLTSTLLNGHSVASTGWFDQQAIDRSFNYSLLPPQMVSGIEVYKSSQADLPEGGIGGTVIVKTRKPLDLDANTAFISAKGDYGTISEETDPELSGLYSWKNEDENFGFLISGAGANTQYQRNGIETLLGWGEIVPSTFQQDRERTALNVAAQYRASDALEFGLTYTGLSLQANNANTSIFLFPTQQGESTCNQTNAAGVCTDITHSGVGGFAWNQAWAREAEMNSDTIDFDFTYNNDNFKLEGRVGNTSADGGTSLTSNYGGSIGQPGDFAGHYDATGDIINIDIAKKDFAASDYNGQLSGAGWALKKQPNTDEETYAQFDITVPTDLGAISSIKTGLRYADHDVTQETDAAIVGDIAMRDASYYYDGTMSSGAGFTLPRPNFDNMINDAKAAIDGFTRDKSGYGTLNEKNLSLYAMANFESEGIRGNFGLRYISTDVESDYYDLSSTGQFADALSTDSSSYSDVLPSINVAFDLAPDLILRTSASQVISRPNYAELFATSTLPGLNDGTPGNEKLNRGAVSLDPFKASQADLSLEWYFSDSGLAAATYFIKDVNSFISTRQKLNQQIGINDNDLIGQGESSCGVGVYDCWTVSEKYNATGGRIEGLELQLQDSYDSGLGYSVNYTYADAGSPAENYPDQVGVFSDSSKHTVNLVGYYEMDAFSARLAYNWRSEYMMRELPGFYGNRQHQDYGTLDLSTTYSVTEWMDVTFEAVNLTEEDSIQTGVAPLDAEVIPEFKADYPVWSFEGEARYKVGVAFRF
- a CDS encoding tryptophan halogenase family protein, which gives rise to MNIQSIAIIGGGTAGWLAANHLGKALLNRNVSITLIESPDIPTIGVGEGTVPTIRKTLQSFGISETEFIKRCDVTFKQSIKFQNWLDKNCHGNDNFYHHLFDPPSPMGDDLSDFWLQGSNMSYADFVSSQHAVCEANLAPKLITTPEYQAVQGYAYHLNAAKFALLLADNAKQKFAVKHVKANVLETRLGQDGSIDCLILDTCGEQKFDFYIDCSGFESVLLAKALKVPFVDKSQQLFINKAVVVQVPTEPEAIIPPYTKATAHQAGWIWDIALTNRRGIGLVYSNSHLDDEQAEQKLNRYLNGQLDQYSYRTIPMQVGYRKQFWAKNCVGLGLAQGFLEPIEATSIMLTDFAAGYLASRFPTDSSQCESLSVRFNHTMTYAWERVVEFAKMHYCLSDRTDSDFWMDNKDASTIPEALKQKLALWQHYSPLSEDLFSKFEVFNVENYLYVLYGMKYKTKAPQLTPKSAQVAQQHAAQIALRGKQLSEHLPRHRELLQKIHQYGLQKI
- a CDS encoding SapC family protein → MSNQITLIDHTKHGDLKIIPSDFSHVADQHIVPVTLHEIARAATEYPIVFVKNTDTGEFQSVAMLGLKPGQNLSVKDGKWLGLYIPAVVRDYPLGLILNPDVKDKVWIGIREEAKDVSKTEGQALFEGEQETPFLESRKKALIKHFEEDQSTRSILGLLAEKELLVSQTLTVDVAGEKRNINGLYLIDEQKLNQLSDEDFLDLKKRGLLGPIFGHLGSLNQVNRLARMEVLGR
- a CDS encoding sulfite exporter TauE/SafE family protein; this translates as MPMNRLITKIPLTSLIITITLFSSWVLWAWHTPNISQLLNSHSVFTLLGICGAIFANATGAGGGVIFIPAFSALGFSPEEAISTSFLIQCFGMTAGALTWCHHYIKQHHHNKTWHGFSTMIICCSISSIAGLWCSKLIHINAPASLHISFSLFSIILGSIIIINSLKKTNNGIATQFEAKPLFDCVLLCCIGFIGGIITAWLSVGVGEIAVIYLMLRGYCTKLSIAVGVVVSALTVWSATPITLGSDSLANFEVLLFAGPGALIGGLLAKRVALFFSVVKLKLFFAVWIILTGTIMLFIA